AACCGGATATCTGTGACGGTCCTAAAACTGAATTACCGGACACAGCCCGCTACTTCGCGGCCTCAACATGAGGCTGTCCGAGCCGAAACCGTATCTATGTTCGAGTGTTCGATGAAACTATCTCTGTCCTTATTGGACGGCTGGGGCGTTAGTCGGGAGTGGAGGCTACTACTATGGATCACGAGTCATTCCCGACTACGGATAGCGAGGAGTCGACGCGACGGAAGTTCATGAAACAGAGTGCTGCAGCGACCGCCGGGATGGCGCTCGTCGGTGCGGGAGCGGGCACCGCGACCGCTCAGGACGACGGTGTCCTCGACAGTGCCGACGAATCGTGGGGTGCGCTCATCTTCGCCAACAACTTCCACCCCGAGGCGCGGTTCGCCATCGTCTCCGATGTCGTCGAGTGGACCCCTAACTACGGAGACATACAGGACAGTTGGTTCACGGATTACAACACCTACCACATTCGGTGGCTCAACAGCGGCGAGATCGTTCCGCTGTTCATCTCAGAGGACACCAACCTCGGTCAGTTCAACGAAGATCTCGGCTACATTCCGGAGCCGGAGGAGGGCCAGAACTGGCCGCAGGTGTTCGAGATGAACCAGGAGTGGACGCCGTTCAGTGACAACCAGCGACTCATCACCGTCAACGCGAACCCCATCAGCGACGAGGTCGCGCAGTCGATCCTCCAGCACGACGACTGGTGGCAATCCGGCTGAAACTAGCCGTACGGACAGTCCATCGCGGATAGATCGACACGGTGTGGACGCGAGCTACACGGAGCGATCTTTTTTGAACGAGAGTGCGCTGACGCCGTCCTCAACGCGTCGTTCGCCGGCGTTCCCGCGGCGAGCCAGCAGGGCACGCTTTCGAGGGCGACCTGTGTCTCGCCGACGGTTTCGAGAGCACGTCGACTGCGTCGGGGACGCCGCCGACCGCGGCCGGACGGGACGAACAACCGATCTTAGCTGTGACCGGACACCGGCACCGGCTCGTAGGGCTCCTCGAGGTACTCGAGATCGTCGTCCGATAACTCGATCTCGAGCGCTTCGACGGCCTGCTCTAGGTGCTCGACGCTGGTCGTGCCGACGATCGGGGCGTCGACCCAGTCCTTGTGCAGCAGCCACGAGAGCGCGATCTGGGCCATCGTCGCGCTCTTATCGTTGGCCAGGTCGGCGACGCGCTCGTTGATTTCTTGGCCGCCGCCCTCGCGGTAGGGGTGTTCGTACATGTGCTCCTCGGTCTCGCCGCGGGTCGTGGCGTCGATCTCCTCGTGGGGGCGCGTCAGGTAGCCCCGAGCCATGGGCGACCACGGAACGACGCCGATGTTTTCTTTCTCACAGAGCGGCAACGTCTCCCGCTCTTCCTCGCGATAGACGAGGTTGTAGTGGTTCTGCATCGTCTGGAATCGCTCGAGGCCCAGCGAGTCGCTCGTGTGCAGTGCGTCGGCGAGCTGGTGGGCCCACATCGAGGAGGCACCGATGTAGCGGACGTGTCCGCGTCGAACGGCGTCGTCGAGTGCCCGCAACGTCGTCTCGATCGGCGTCTCGTAGTCCCAGCGGTGGGGCTGGTAGAGGTCGATGGTGTCCATGCCGAGTCGCTCGCGGCTGGCCGCCAGTTCCTGTTCGATCGCCTTCCGGGAGAGTCCGCCCGAGTTCGGGTCGTCGTCGCGCATCCGGAAGAAGCCCTTCGTGGCGACGACCGACTCCTCGCGGTGGCCCTCGAGGGCCTCGCCCAGGATCCGCTCGGATTCGCCTCGCGAGTACATGTTCGCGGTGTCGAAGAAGTTGATCCCGAGGTCGAGCGCCCGGTCGATGATCTTCTTGCTCTCTTCGTCTTCGAGGACCCATTCGCGCCAGTCGCTCGAGCCGAAGCTCATGCAGCCGAGACAGATGCGGCTCACCTGCATCCCCGTGGAACCGAGAGTCGTGTACTCCATAGCGATAGTACGAAAACCGGGAAGAAAACAGTACGTGGTGCGGCAATCGATACCACACAACTGGCAGCGTTATTTTTTAGTAAAATCAGTATAATACAGCCGACTGCATATGACGGACGAACACAACGATCGAGAGGCGGAGCGCAGCGACGACGGCGGCATCGTCTCGCGAATCAAGAACGTGTTCGACCGCAGCTAATCGCGCCGACCGAACCTGTCCCGTTCGATAGCCCATTTTTCGGCGATCCCGTGGTCGACAGTCGGTCGGCTACCAGTGGCCGAACAGCCGCTGGACGACGGTTCGGTCGCTCGGTCGCTCGGCCAGCAGCACCGAACTGTCGACCTCGTTGACGACGTCCATGTGCAGCGAGTCGCTCATCAGTCGCGAGATGACCCCCTCCTCGGTCGCCCCGATGAGGACGAGCGAGTGATCCTGTGCCTGCCGGCAGATCGCTTTCTCGACGTCGCCGGAGTCGTCGACGACGAGGTCGGCGTCCTCAAGGTCGTGTTGGGCGGCCCATTCGGCGAGGAACTCTTCGCCTCGCTCGCGGTCGTCCGGGCCGGCGACGACGTGCTGGAGCGTGATTTCGGCACCGGAGCGGTCGCGCAGCGTGCGTGCGACCTCGGCGCTCAGGTCCGAGTCCGGGCCACCTGCGGTCGGGAGGAGGACGCGCGAGGTGTCCAGGTCCCGATCCTTGAGGATGAGAAAGTCACAGGGGAGGTTGCTCGTCAGCTCGTTGATCCGGCTTTCGGCGCGCCCCTTCTTACCCCACGGTCGGTCTTCGCCCCAGCCCAGTACCACGAGATCGGCGTTCTCGCGTTCCGCGGTGTCGAAGACGTCCTCGAACGAGCGGTGGGAGACGACCGTCGACGTCTCGAAGTCGACGTCGTAGGACTGGGCTCGCTGACCGATGACCTCCATCCGTTCCTCGGACTCGGAGACGATCCGTTCGGTCTGGCCGGCACCGTATCGCATGGACGCGCGACCCGGCATCTGGACGATGTGAACGGCGTGGACCGTCGCGTGTTCGTGACCGCTGGCCAGTCTGCAGGCGAGGTCGACGATCGTCGATTCGGTTCGCGGGTTCGAAATCGGGACGAGAATGCGATAGTTGCCGTTGTCGCTCGCGTGGGTTTCGGCGGTGTCGATCAACGGAACGTACGACCGACCCACGTAGCTGCCGAACAGCCACTCCTTGATCGAGAGCTGGCGATCGGCTCCCTCGAAGCGGGCGGACTCGAGGCGGTGTTCGCTGGTCTGGAAGTAATTGACGACGGTGACGAGGACGATACCGCCGATGGTGTTCCCGAGCAAGACCGGCAGGACGAACTGGGTGAGGCCGATGTACGGGTGGATATTGCCGCCGAGCACGTAGTAGATCATTTCGGTAAACGAGACGACGACGTGGAACAGGTTGCCGAGCGGAATGGAGAGGAAGGCCAGATAGACGACGACGAGCCGCGAGATCGTGTCCCGCGAGGCGTAGACGATCCAGACGACGCCGGCGACGATGAGTCCAGCGAAGGCCGCCTTGGAGAACAGGGTCCACCACGGCGTCTCGACGCCCTTTTTCGCGAGGTCCATCGCGGCGACTGCCGTTTCGTCGTCGAAGACCTGACTGTAATACAGTGCGATCGCACCGAGCCCGCCGCCGGCGAAATTACCTGCGAGGACGATCGTCCAGTGGCGAAGCAGTGCAGGGATGCTGGCCAGTCGCTCCAGCGTCAGCGCGACCGGCGGCAGCGTGTTCTCGGTGTAGAGCTGGTAGCCGCCGATGATGATGTAGATAAATCCCAGCGGATACAACACCTTGCTCAGGATCGGATGCCCGTCCGTCGACGCCGTCAACGTGGCGTACAGCAGGAACGTAATCGTGATCGCGAAGCCGGCGGCGAGGCCGCTGAAGAACAGTTCGCGTCCACCGGACGTGACCTCCTCGTCGGCCGCGGCGACGATCCGCTGGAAGATCTCGTCGGAGGAGAACCGATCCCGGACGACTGCGCCGACAGCCGGCGCGCCGCTCCTGGAGCGCTCGACGGCCTCTCGAACCTGTTCCTGTTCCGGCCGCTGCGCAGCCTGTCCCCCCGCGTCGGGCGGATCTCGATCCGTCCGCCCCTGATCCGGTCGGTTGGGATTACTCATTAACAGGTACGCGTTCGTAGAGGAACTAATCGTTTAGCATCTCGTACGGTGGTGATCACGGGTCCCCGATAGCGGGTCGCGATCGGTTCGAAGGGCCCCCATCCGACTACAGCGCATCCGGCTCGAGCCGCCCGATACCTCCCCTGAGCGCGATGAACGCACCCACCGCGACCAGACAGTACGCGGCGAGGAGGCCCCACGTCGCGGTCGTCGGGTTGCCGAGTGCGAACTTCGCGACGGTGTTCGCGGGGTGTTCGGGGAGGACGGTCGCGACGACCAGGCCGCCGACGGTGGCCATGGAGTAGAGCAACTGGGCCTGCCGTCGATCGGGCGCCCACAGCGCGACCGCGACCCCGACGGTGACGACGAGCAACGAGAGCGCGGCCACCAGGACGACCAGCGCGGCGGGCGCCGCGATCGCGGTTCCGTTGACCGCCAGCAGGAGGAACCAGGCGATCGCCTGTAGCGGAGCCAGTGCCGCCGTCGCCACCAGCTTCGCGTCGACGATCTCCGCGAGCGAGAGCGGCGCGACCCGGAGGAGTTCGAGGGTTCCGCGCTGGCGTTCCTCGATCAGCGAGTCGACGACGATCGAGCCGCTGATGAACACCGGCAGGAAGCACAACAGCGGCAGCAAGATCGTGTACGTGAAGCCGACGTAGGGGCTCGACTGGATCGACGTCGGAACGGGTATCGGCGACCGCTCGAGTCGACCCTCATCGGCGTTTTGCT
This portion of the Natrinema salinisoli genome encodes:
- a CDS encoding aldo/keto reductase, producing the protein MEYTTLGSTGMQVSRICLGCMSFGSSDWREWVLEDEESKKIIDRALDLGINFFDTANMYSRGESERILGEALEGHREESVVATKGFFRMRDDDPNSGGLSRKAIEQELAASRERLGMDTIDLYQPHRWDYETPIETTLRALDDAVRRGHVRYIGASSMWAHQLADALHTSDSLGLERFQTMQNHYNLVYREEERETLPLCEKENIGVVPWSPMARGYLTRPHEEIDATTRGETEEHMYEHPYREGGGQEINERVADLANDKSATMAQIALSWLLHKDWVDAPIVGTTSVEHLEQAVEALEIELSDDDLEYLEEPYEPVPVSGHS
- a CDS encoding ABC transporter permease: MSRDRDRGRERESIQRGPNPPVRPDGGTESGSTWGARWAVARRELASLRSEKTIILALSIQLFIAAFSSFLVVGLVSLYDPGSVDGYQTEVAVTGDDIDTLLRVANGQDGVTAERYGDRGSAYDAFDDGRVSAVLDANRNADGQLSVRATVPEEGLRTTLLVVQIRNTLENVERVERQQNADEGRLERSPIPVPTSIQSSPYVGFTYTILLPLLCFLPVFISGSIVVDSLIEERQRGTLELLRVAPLSLAEIVDAKLVATAALAPLQAIAWFLLLAVNGTAIAAPAALVVLVAALSLLVVTVGVAVALWAPDRRQAQLLYSMATVGGLVVATVLPEHPANTVAKFALGNPTTATWGLLAAYCLVAVGAFIALRGGIGRLEPDAL
- a CDS encoding formate/nitrite transporter family protein — its product is MSNPNRPDQGRTDRDPPDAGGQAAQRPEQEQVREAVERSRSGAPAVGAVVRDRFSSDEIFQRIVAAADEEVTSGGRELFFSGLAAGFAITITFLLYATLTASTDGHPILSKVLYPLGFIYIIIGGYQLYTENTLPPVALTLERLASIPALLRHWTIVLAGNFAGGGLGAIALYYSQVFDDETAVAAMDLAKKGVETPWWTLFSKAAFAGLIVAGVVWIVYASRDTISRLVVVYLAFLSIPLGNLFHVVVSFTEMIYYVLGGNIHPYIGLTQFVLPVLLGNTIGGIVLVTVVNYFQTSEHRLESARFEGADRQLSIKEWLFGSYVGRSYVPLIDTAETHASDNGNYRILVPISNPRTESTIVDLACRLASGHEHATVHAVHIVQMPGRASMRYGAGQTERIVSESEERMEVIGQRAQSYDVDFETSTVVSHRSFEDVFDTAERENADLVVLGWGEDRPWGKKGRAESRINELTSNLPCDFLILKDRDLDTSRVLLPTAGGPDSDLSAEVARTLRDRSGAEITLQHVVAGPDDRERGEEFLAEWAAQHDLEDADLVVDDSGDVEKAICRQAQDHSLVLIGATEEGVISRLMSDSLHMDVVNEVDSSVLLAERPSDRTVVQRLFGHW
- a CDS encoding twin-arginine translocation signal domain-containing protein produces the protein MDHESFPTTDSEESTRRKFMKQSAAATAGMALVGAGAGTATAQDDGVLDSADESWGALIFANNFHPEARFAIVSDVVEWTPNYGDIQDSWFTDYNTYHIRWLNSGEIVPLFISEDTNLGQFNEDLGYIPEPEEGQNWPQVFEMNQEWTPFSDNQRLITVNANPISDEVAQSILQHDDWWQSG